In Aphelocoma coerulescens isolate FSJ_1873_10779 chromosome 3, UR_Acoe_1.0, whole genome shotgun sequence, a single window of DNA contains:
- the ARHGAP18 gene encoding rho GTPase-activating protein 18 isoform X1 codes for MSWRSGSRGVVLTAYHPSGGAGDAPGGRRSGQYTMNHEHSKKIPDGASFDRSGSQDSLDELSLDDYWKELENIHETRGNNHEDRVALVVKEPDEGELEEEWLKEAGLSNLFGESSGDSLESVVFLSTLTRTQKAAVEKRIETVTQTMRKKNKQHQIPDVRDIFRLQSDSKGKVCEGSEPSTVRTSENKNETHDGTKGPKFSLGTDEQKNLLEDMPPSDTDINLEISFAEQAANLKDSSVGKMYRGGGGDTLLPNFRLPKDKTGTTKIGDLAPQDMKKVYSLALIELTALYDILGTEFKQQKAVKIKTKDSGLFGVPLSLLLEQDQKKVPGTKIPLIFQKLIAQIEETTLETEGLLRIPGVATRVKGLCQELEAKFYEGTFNWENVKQHDAASLLKLFIRELPQPLLTVEYLKAFQDVQNLPTRKQQLQALNLLVILLPEANRDTLKVLLEFLQRVIDHRDKNKMTLKNVAMVMAPNLFTFHGFGSKTIEQSEFVMAAGTANVMRFMIQYQKLLWTIPKFIVNQVRKQNTENQKKEKKDKAMKKLLKKMAYDREKHEKQEKTPNDTDVPQGVIRVQAPHLSKVSMAIQLTEELKASDIVARFLSQKSGNVQTLKKEEVFLYEIGGNIGERCLDDDTYMKDLYQLNPNAEWVIKPKQS; via the exons CCGTCGCTCTGGACAGTATACCATGAACCATGAGCATTCCAAGAAGATCCCCGATGGAGCATCATTTGACCGCTCAGGATCCCAGGACTCCTTGGATGAACTGTCTCTGGATGACTACTGGAAAGAACTTGAAAACATCCATGAAACCAGAGGAAATAATCACGAGGACCGAGTAGCACTTGTAGTGAAAGAGCCAGATG AGGGAGAACTGGAAGAAGAATGGCTGAAGGAGGCAGGTCTGTCAAATCTGTTTGGAGAGAGCTCTGGCGACTCCCTGGAAAGTGTGGTGTTTTTATCCACGCTGACCCGAACCCAGAAAGCTGCAGTGGAAAAGCGAATAGAGACTGTCACACAaaccatgaggaaaaaaaacaaacagcaccaGATTCCTGATGTCAGAGATATCTTCAGGCTACAAAGTGACTCAAAGGGAAAA GTCTGTGAAGGAAGTGAACCTTCAACTGTgagaacaagtgaaaacaaaaatgaaacacaTGATGGAACAAAAG GTCCGAAGTTCAGTCTTGGAACAGATGAGCAGAAGAACCTGCTTGAAGACATGCCACCTTCAGACACTGACATCAATTTGGAGATATCATTTGCAGAACAGGCAGCTAATCTCAAAGACAGCTCAGTAGGCAAAATGTACAGAGGTGGAGGGGGTGACACTCTTCTCCCG AATTTCAGACTGCCGAAGGACAAAACAGGTACCACAAAGATTGGTGACCTAGCCCCTCAGGACATGAAGAAAGTCTATTCTTTAGCACTGATTGAATTAACTGCTCTCTATGACATACTCGGGACAGAATTCAAGCAGCAGAAAGCtgtaaaaatcaaaaccaaag ACTCTGGCTTGTTTGGTGTCCCATTGTCACTTCTACTGGAACAGGATCAGAAGAAGGTCCCAGGAACCAAGATCCCACTGATTTTTCAAAAG CTGATTGCCCAGATAGAAGAGACAACTCTGGAAACAGAAGGACTTCTTAGAATACCAGGAGTTGCAACAAGAGTAAAG GGCCTTTGCCAAGAACTGGAAGCAAAATTTTATGAAGGGACTTTCAACTGGGAAAATGTAAAGCAACATGATGCAGCAAGTCTTTTAAAACTCTTCATCCGCGAActgcctcagccactcctcacagtAGAATATCTCAAAGCTTTCCAAGATGTGCAGA ATCTCCCAACAAGGAAACAGCAACTGCAAGCTTTGAATCTTTTGGTTATCCTTCTACCTGAAGCAAACAGAGACACCCTGAAG GTACTGCTTGAATTCCTCCAAAGGGTAATTGATCACCGAGACAAAAATAAGATGACGTTAAAGAATGTTGCGATGGTGATGGCCCCAAACCTTTTCACATTTCATGGGTTTGGCTCAAAGACTATTGAACAAAGCGAGTTTGTTATGGCAGCTGGGACAGCAAATGTCATGCGCTTTATGATTCAGTACCAAAAACTTCTCTGGACA ATTCCGAAGTTTATTGTTAACCaagtgagaaaacaaaacactgaaaaccagaagaaggagaaaaaggacaAAGCTATGAAGAAACTTCTGAAAAAGATGGCATATGACCGGGAAAAGCATGAGAAACAGGAGAAGACTCCTAATGAT ACTGATGTTCCTCAGGGAGTGATACGGGTGCAAGCGCCTCATCTTTCCAAAGTTTCCATGGCAATACAGCTGACAGAAGAACTGAAAGCCAGTGATATAGTAGCCAGGTTTCTCAGCCAGAAAAG TGGAAATGTCCAAACACTCAAGAAAGAAGAGGTCTTTCTTTATGAAATAGGAGGAAATATTG GAGAACGCTGCCTGGATGATGATACCTACATGAAGGACCTATACCAGCTCAACCCAAATGCTGAGTGGGTTATAAAACCTAAGCAGAGCTAA
- the ARHGAP18 gene encoding rho GTPase-activating protein 18 isoform X2: MNHEHSKKIPDGASFDRSGSQDSLDELSLDDYWKELENIHETRGNNHEDRVALVVKEPDEGELEEEWLKEAGLSNLFGESSGDSLESVVFLSTLTRTQKAAVEKRIETVTQTMRKKNKQHQIPDVRDIFRLQSDSKGKVCEGSEPSTVRTSENKNETHDGTKGPKFSLGTDEQKNLLEDMPPSDTDINLEISFAEQAANLKDSSVGKMYRGGGGDTLLPNFRLPKDKTGTTKIGDLAPQDMKKVYSLALIELTALYDILGTEFKQQKAVKIKTKDSGLFGVPLSLLLEQDQKKVPGTKIPLIFQKLIAQIEETTLETEGLLRIPGVATRVKGLCQELEAKFYEGTFNWENVKQHDAASLLKLFIRELPQPLLTVEYLKAFQDVQNLPTRKQQLQALNLLVILLPEANRDTLKVLLEFLQRVIDHRDKNKMTLKNVAMVMAPNLFTFHGFGSKTIEQSEFVMAAGTANVMRFMIQYQKLLWTIPKFIVNQVRKQNTENQKKEKKDKAMKKLLKKMAYDREKHEKQEKTPNDTDVPQGVIRVQAPHLSKVSMAIQLTEELKASDIVARFLSQKSGNVQTLKKEEVFLYEIGGNIGERCLDDDTYMKDLYQLNPNAEWVIKPKQS, encoded by the exons ATGAACCATGAGCATTCCAAGAAGATCCCCGATGGAGCATCATTTGACCGCTCAGGATCCCAGGACTCCTTGGATGAACTGTCTCTGGATGACTACTGGAAAGAACTTGAAAACATCCATGAAACCAGAGGAAATAATCACGAGGACCGAGTAGCACTTGTAGTGAAAGAGCCAGATG AGGGAGAACTGGAAGAAGAATGGCTGAAGGAGGCAGGTCTGTCAAATCTGTTTGGAGAGAGCTCTGGCGACTCCCTGGAAAGTGTGGTGTTTTTATCCACGCTGACCCGAACCCAGAAAGCTGCAGTGGAAAAGCGAATAGAGACTGTCACACAaaccatgaggaaaaaaaacaaacagcaccaGATTCCTGATGTCAGAGATATCTTCAGGCTACAAAGTGACTCAAAGGGAAAA GTCTGTGAAGGAAGTGAACCTTCAACTGTgagaacaagtgaaaacaaaaatgaaacacaTGATGGAACAAAAG GTCCGAAGTTCAGTCTTGGAACAGATGAGCAGAAGAACCTGCTTGAAGACATGCCACCTTCAGACACTGACATCAATTTGGAGATATCATTTGCAGAACAGGCAGCTAATCTCAAAGACAGCTCAGTAGGCAAAATGTACAGAGGTGGAGGGGGTGACACTCTTCTCCCG AATTTCAGACTGCCGAAGGACAAAACAGGTACCACAAAGATTGGTGACCTAGCCCCTCAGGACATGAAGAAAGTCTATTCTTTAGCACTGATTGAATTAACTGCTCTCTATGACATACTCGGGACAGAATTCAAGCAGCAGAAAGCtgtaaaaatcaaaaccaaag ACTCTGGCTTGTTTGGTGTCCCATTGTCACTTCTACTGGAACAGGATCAGAAGAAGGTCCCAGGAACCAAGATCCCACTGATTTTTCAAAAG CTGATTGCCCAGATAGAAGAGACAACTCTGGAAACAGAAGGACTTCTTAGAATACCAGGAGTTGCAACAAGAGTAAAG GGCCTTTGCCAAGAACTGGAAGCAAAATTTTATGAAGGGACTTTCAACTGGGAAAATGTAAAGCAACATGATGCAGCAAGTCTTTTAAAACTCTTCATCCGCGAActgcctcagccactcctcacagtAGAATATCTCAAAGCTTTCCAAGATGTGCAGA ATCTCCCAACAAGGAAACAGCAACTGCAAGCTTTGAATCTTTTGGTTATCCTTCTACCTGAAGCAAACAGAGACACCCTGAAG GTACTGCTTGAATTCCTCCAAAGGGTAATTGATCACCGAGACAAAAATAAGATGACGTTAAAGAATGTTGCGATGGTGATGGCCCCAAACCTTTTCACATTTCATGGGTTTGGCTCAAAGACTATTGAACAAAGCGAGTTTGTTATGGCAGCTGGGACAGCAAATGTCATGCGCTTTATGATTCAGTACCAAAAACTTCTCTGGACA ATTCCGAAGTTTATTGTTAACCaagtgagaaaacaaaacactgaaaaccagaagaaggagaaaaaggacaAAGCTATGAAGAAACTTCTGAAAAAGATGGCATATGACCGGGAAAAGCATGAGAAACAGGAGAAGACTCCTAATGAT ACTGATGTTCCTCAGGGAGTGATACGGGTGCAAGCGCCTCATCTTTCCAAAGTTTCCATGGCAATACAGCTGACAGAAGAACTGAAAGCCAGTGATATAGTAGCCAGGTTTCTCAGCCAGAAAAG TGGAAATGTCCAAACACTCAAGAAAGAAGAGGTCTTTCTTTATGAAATAGGAGGAAATATTG GAGAACGCTGCCTGGATGATGATACCTACATGAAGGACCTATACCAGCTCAACCCAAATGCTGAGTGGGTTATAAAACCTAAGCAGAGCTAA
- the ARHGAP18 gene encoding rho GTPase-activating protein 18 isoform X3, which translates to MINRFKFKGELEEEWLKEAGLSNLFGESSGDSLESVVFLSTLTRTQKAAVEKRIETVTQTMRKKNKQHQIPDVRDIFRLQSDSKGKVCEGSEPSTVRTSENKNETHDGTKGPKFSLGTDEQKNLLEDMPPSDTDINLEISFAEQAANLKDSSVGKMYRGGGGDTLLPNFRLPKDKTGTTKIGDLAPQDMKKVYSLALIELTALYDILGTEFKQQKAVKIKTKDSGLFGVPLSLLLEQDQKKVPGTKIPLIFQKLIAQIEETTLETEGLLRIPGVATRVKGLCQELEAKFYEGTFNWENVKQHDAASLLKLFIRELPQPLLTVEYLKAFQDVQNLPTRKQQLQALNLLVILLPEANRDTLKVLLEFLQRVIDHRDKNKMTLKNVAMVMAPNLFTFHGFGSKTIEQSEFVMAAGTANVMRFMIQYQKLLWTIPKFIVNQVRKQNTENQKKEKKDKAMKKLLKKMAYDREKHEKQEKTPNDTDVPQGVIRVQAPHLSKVSMAIQLTEELKASDIVARFLSQKSGNVQTLKKEEVFLYEIGGNIGERCLDDDTYMKDLYQLNPNAEWVIKPKQS; encoded by the exons ATGATTAACCGGTTTAAGTTTA AGGGAGAACTGGAAGAAGAATGGCTGAAGGAGGCAGGTCTGTCAAATCTGTTTGGAGAGAGCTCTGGCGACTCCCTGGAAAGTGTGGTGTTTTTATCCACGCTGACCCGAACCCAGAAAGCTGCAGTGGAAAAGCGAATAGAGACTGTCACACAaaccatgaggaaaaaaaacaaacagcaccaGATTCCTGATGTCAGAGATATCTTCAGGCTACAAAGTGACTCAAAGGGAAAA GTCTGTGAAGGAAGTGAACCTTCAACTGTgagaacaagtgaaaacaaaaatgaaacacaTGATGGAACAAAAG GTCCGAAGTTCAGTCTTGGAACAGATGAGCAGAAGAACCTGCTTGAAGACATGCCACCTTCAGACACTGACATCAATTTGGAGATATCATTTGCAGAACAGGCAGCTAATCTCAAAGACAGCTCAGTAGGCAAAATGTACAGAGGTGGAGGGGGTGACACTCTTCTCCCG AATTTCAGACTGCCGAAGGACAAAACAGGTACCACAAAGATTGGTGACCTAGCCCCTCAGGACATGAAGAAAGTCTATTCTTTAGCACTGATTGAATTAACTGCTCTCTATGACATACTCGGGACAGAATTCAAGCAGCAGAAAGCtgtaaaaatcaaaaccaaag ACTCTGGCTTGTTTGGTGTCCCATTGTCACTTCTACTGGAACAGGATCAGAAGAAGGTCCCAGGAACCAAGATCCCACTGATTTTTCAAAAG CTGATTGCCCAGATAGAAGAGACAACTCTGGAAACAGAAGGACTTCTTAGAATACCAGGAGTTGCAACAAGAGTAAAG GGCCTTTGCCAAGAACTGGAAGCAAAATTTTATGAAGGGACTTTCAACTGGGAAAATGTAAAGCAACATGATGCAGCAAGTCTTTTAAAACTCTTCATCCGCGAActgcctcagccactcctcacagtAGAATATCTCAAAGCTTTCCAAGATGTGCAGA ATCTCCCAACAAGGAAACAGCAACTGCAAGCTTTGAATCTTTTGGTTATCCTTCTACCTGAAGCAAACAGAGACACCCTGAAG GTACTGCTTGAATTCCTCCAAAGGGTAATTGATCACCGAGACAAAAATAAGATGACGTTAAAGAATGTTGCGATGGTGATGGCCCCAAACCTTTTCACATTTCATGGGTTTGGCTCAAAGACTATTGAACAAAGCGAGTTTGTTATGGCAGCTGGGACAGCAAATGTCATGCGCTTTATGATTCAGTACCAAAAACTTCTCTGGACA ATTCCGAAGTTTATTGTTAACCaagtgagaaaacaaaacactgaaaaccagaagaaggagaaaaaggacaAAGCTATGAAGAAACTTCTGAAAAAGATGGCATATGACCGGGAAAAGCATGAGAAACAGGAGAAGACTCCTAATGAT ACTGATGTTCCTCAGGGAGTGATACGGGTGCAAGCGCCTCATCTTTCCAAAGTTTCCATGGCAATACAGCTGACAGAAGAACTGAAAGCCAGTGATATAGTAGCCAGGTTTCTCAGCCAGAAAAG TGGAAATGTCCAAACACTCAAGAAAGAAGAGGTCTTTCTTTATGAAATAGGAGGAAATATTG GAGAACGCTGCCTGGATGATGATACCTACATGAAGGACCTATACCAGCTCAACCCAAATGCTGAGTGGGTTATAAAACCTAAGCAGAGCTAA